From the Lathyrus oleraceus cultivar Zhongwan6 chromosome 4, CAAS_Psat_ZW6_1.0, whole genome shotgun sequence genome, one window contains:
- the LOC127138139 gene encoding uncharacterized protein LOC127138139: MLEKDEMAVPQTFPPKIKDSGKFTISYNIGELKMPHALCDSGSSINALPLNKMKELKVGEIILSNMNLTLDDSSVTHPLGILRYMLVHIDGLVFPEDFVVLDTKGDSRGLTILGFPFLATGKALIDVENGELVLNFNKEKMVFNMYD, from the coding sequence ATGCTTGAGAAGGATGAGATGGCAGTGCCTCAAACATTTCCACCCAAGATAAAAGACTCAGGTAAGTTTACTATCTCTTATAATATTGGTGAACTAAAGATGCCACATGCTTTATGTGATTCAGGGTCTAGTATAAATGCCTTGCCACTGAATAAGATGAAAGAATTGAAAGTGGGTGAGATCATATTGAGTAACATGAATCTCACTTTAGATGATTCATCTGTTACTCACCCGCTTGGTATCTTACGATACATGTTAGTACATATCGATGGTTTAGTGTTTCCTGAAGATTTTGTGGTACTTGATACGAAAGGAGATTCAAGAGGGTTGACTATTCTCGGATTCCCATTCTTGGCAACCGGGAAGGCTTTGATAGATGTAGAAAATGGTGAACTTGTCCTTAATTTCAACAAAGAAAAAATGGTTTTCAATATGTATGACTAG